The proteins below are encoded in one region of Caulobacter henricii:
- a CDS encoding SMI1/KNR4 family protein: MRELADFSTKWSHPDNPPEPVDVADLARAEEQLGGRLPAEYREAVIGIGLPQPTIALLHSVCEEEAHFADVADFLSADEMISSTEAWREMELPQGKIAFASDCMGNLFAFDGVALDQNSEVWFFDHETGETALVAPSFKDWIQQYLDLPFVSPDE; this comes from the coding sequence ATGCGCGAGCTCGCCGACTTTTCGACTAAATGGTCGCATCCCGACAATCCTCCAGAGCCCGTAGACGTTGCCGATTTGGCACGAGCGGAGGAACAACTCGGCGGCCGTCTACCTGCTGAATATCGAGAAGCGGTCATCGGCATTGGCCTGCCACAACCGACAATCGCGCTTCTTCATAGCGTCTGCGAAGAAGAGGCCCATTTCGCTGATGTGGCCGACTTTCTGTCAGCAGATGAGATGATCTCATCCACTGAGGCTTGGCGAGAAATGGAATTGCCGCAGGGCAAGATCGCTTTCGCTTCGGATTGCATGGGCAACTTGTTCGCCTTCGACGGCGTCGCGCTAGACCAAAATTCCGAGGTTTGGTTCTTCGATCACGAGACGGGTGAGACCGCACTGGTAGCTCCGTCCTTCAAGGACTGGATCCAGCAATATTTGGACCTGCCATTTGTCTCGCCGGACGAGTGA